A genome region from Arthrobacter agilis includes the following:
- a CDS encoding LacI family DNA-binding transcriptional regulator, whose translation MSVTSARGSKRPTIDDVAKAAGVSRGTVSRVLNGGHWVSPDALAAVELAIKRTGYRINPHARSLATSKANTVAFLLSETQERLFEDPNFSILMRGASEALGEHDVSLVLIMAGTKDEQRRARDFITAGHVDGVLLVSSHARGQSIVGEIHRSGVPMIACGIPLGFEGKIGYVAADDVAGARDMVAYLRRLGRARIATITGPMDTSGGVGRLRGYREEMGPDFDERLTAPGDYSRESGRLAMLRLLEQSPDLDAVFAANDLMAAGALDALRAAGRRVPEDVAVAGFDDSPVATDTEPALTTMRQPFGRISHEMVRILLGVIRGEDPAAIILPTHLVERGSTGGVPVPA comes from the coding sequence ATGTCCGTGACCAGCGCCCGGGGCTCCAAGCGGCCCACCATCGACGACGTCGCCAAGGCGGCAGGCGTGTCCCGGGGCACCGTGTCGCGGGTGCTGAACGGCGGCCACTGGGTCAGCCCGGATGCCCTCGCAGCGGTCGAGCTGGCCATCAAGAGGACCGGTTACCGCATCAATCCGCACGCGCGCAGCCTCGCGACGAGCAAGGCCAACACCGTGGCGTTCCTGCTGAGCGAGACCCAGGAGCGCCTCTTCGAGGACCCGAACTTCTCCATCCTCATGCGGGGTGCGTCCGAGGCGCTCGGGGAGCACGACGTCTCCCTCGTCCTCATCATGGCCGGCACCAAGGACGAACAGAGGCGGGCCCGCGACTTCATCACGGCCGGGCACGTCGACGGCGTCCTGCTGGTCTCCTCGCACGCGCGCGGCCAGTCCATCGTCGGCGAGATCCACCGATCGGGCGTGCCGATGATCGCGTGCGGCATCCCGCTCGGTTTCGAGGGCAAGATCGGCTACGTGGCGGCCGACGACGTCGCCGGAGCCCGCGACATGGTCGCCTATCTCCGTCGGCTCGGCCGCGCGCGGATCGCGACGATCACCGGACCCATGGACACCTCCGGTGGCGTCGGGAGGCTGCGCGGCTACCGCGAGGAGATGGGCCCCGACTTCGACGAGCGGCTGACCGCCCCCGGCGACTACAGCCGGGAGAGCGGCCGCCTGGCCATGCTCCGGCTCCTCGAGCAGTCGCCGGACCTGGACGCCGTCTTCGCGGCGAACGACCTCATGGCCGCCGGTGCGCTCGACGCGCTGCGGGCCGCCGGCCGGCGGGTTCCCGAGGACGTGGCCGTGGCCGGCTTCGACGATTCCCCGGTCGCGACGGACACCGAGCCTGCCCTGACCACGATGCGCCAGCCGTTCGGACGCATCAGCCACGAGATGGTCCGGATCCTGCTCGGTGTCATCCGGGGCGAGGATCCCGCGGCGATCATCCTGCCGACGCACCTGGTGGAGCGCGGATCCACGGGCGGGGTGCCGGTCCCCGCCTGA
- a CDS encoding rhamnogalacturonan lyase family protein: protein MPHSGLNRALFHSPLLAGVTILGLSLAGTPALALDPPPPAATEAPSSLPAPTNLRLAHVGDGSVMLRWNEVAGATGYVVSRADAVDGEYVGVAETSGDVFVTDSSVDTSAPHFYRVQARAADGITAPSAATASSFFNNPPALPDSGLLTFDLGSGAVAPGATALGASSAYGPRSRTGFVDPSKVTATDRGTADATRSDFVTVGDTELVVDLPNGDYTVALVAGDAAGPTDIAIVAEQMTKVQPTTRTAGQYLEMSFDIAVVDGQLNLDFAGTAANLNALTLTRQAERAQAPTPTVWLTGDSTVQTYRSDVAPQAGWGQMIERFLDDDVAVDNRAIGGRSSKNFISQGRLDEVLRGIKPGDYLFVQFGHNDNSYGVDDRFAAPADYYEYLRTYVDGARQRGATPVLVTPVSRRAFGPDGKAVVSFPAYVEAAQKLAADTGTPLVDLAASSRGYLDEIGAETAKSVYLHVPAGVYPSRPTGTVDDTHFQEYGAIQMARLVAGGIADLDIPLAGEVEEAEPPAAVPAAPAGVVVASVSNASAQLTWGAVEGADIYRVFRKDAGAPDAGYALVATSTLPQTAVGGLTEGKEYDVRVVAVNGRGESTPSAAVRITAKSPLYRFDVQLAGSPVQPGYTEVNQTSAYSAERGWGFLNTTGLTGRDRGIAFTPPPTALERDFLLPTPSHDFALDLPNGSYAVRTYSGDWIGTSRSNVQLEGKDFGSANAGRAAVAQKTSEPVLVTDGQLNLVMTGTSSRLNGIEITPLQLAPSDLALTALTIDGAGVAVSLGWTGADGAAGYRVYRTATGSADRVAVGDTTVPEFTDRTADVGLEYTYTVVALAAGGTESVASDALVLTTVDPDVATAPVPTGLTLGAVNKNDVTISWTPSDGALFYQVYRAEPTADGSLGEFELAGRADGASFTDTDVLTTIEYTYAVAAVNAGGASDRSSTLTSPAATTLQRQAERLDRAPVAVQGEGGTYVGWRMLGLDDDGIAFHVYRDGERITDEPVATSTNLLDADGAADSVYRVSSVVDGVERWVTEDFGVWDQQYLDVPIQKPADAVTKDGQPYSYKASDASVGDVDGDGEYEVILKWDPTNSRDNSQAGYTGTVYVDAYELDGTRLWRIDLGKNIRAGAHYTQFQVFDLDGNGKAEVTMKTADGTVDGAGTVIGDAAADYRNSSGYVLSGPEYLTVFDGMTGAAIDTIDYVPARGDVGAWGDTYGNRVDRFLAGVAYLDGEKPSVVFSRGYYTRAVIAAFDFDGTNLTSRWTFDSDESGSQYRSQGNHEFSVADVDGDQKDEIVFGSMTIDDDGEALYTTGLGHGDALHVSDFDPANPGLEVFAAHEDMGSSGNRGATYRDAATGEILWSIPATRDTGRAAMADIDPNHPGAEGWAIGGDAAYNSPVGQLRSSSGELLSEKIPAANFVTWWDGDLLREITDNEYDTAAAAGVPTISKWNPAAQAAEEIYRADGTLSNNTTKANPALQADLFGDWREEIVTRTDDSSALRIATTVDVTDHRLRTLQSDPVYRLGVAWQNTAYNQPPHTSYFLGEGMQAPAAPSIAYTGADGGPGELVNPEPAFVPGPAAAKDLKASTRVDLGLAGEKFGRGAREVTLENLEAGEWYYVYLDSTGLGWRQASDDGEVTVTTPAGTRPGNNRIVVFTDDGELHGWEALRVTGP, encoded by the coding sequence ATGCCCCACTCCGGTCTCAACCGCGCCCTTTTCCACTCTCCGCTGCTCGCCGGCGTGACGATCCTCGGGCTCTCGCTCGCAGGGACGCCCGCGCTGGCCCTCGATCCACCACCCCCGGCGGCCACGGAAGCGCCGTCGTCGCTGCCCGCCCCGACGAACCTGCGCCTGGCGCACGTCGGCGACGGCTCGGTGATGCTCCGCTGGAACGAGGTCGCCGGAGCCACCGGCTACGTCGTGTCGCGTGCCGACGCCGTCGACGGCGAGTACGTCGGAGTCGCCGAGACGAGCGGCGACGTCTTCGTGACGGACAGCTCCGTGGACACCTCGGCGCCGCACTTCTACCGCGTCCAGGCGCGCGCTGCCGACGGCATCACCGCGCCCTCGGCCGCGACGGCGTCCAGCTTCTTCAACAATCCGCCCGCCCTGCCCGACAGCGGCCTGCTCACCTTCGACCTCGGGTCCGGGGCCGTCGCGCCCGGGGCCACGGCGCTGGGCGCATCCTCCGCCTACGGGCCCCGCTCGCGGACCGGCTTCGTCGATCCGTCGAAGGTCACCGCGACGGACCGCGGAACCGCCGACGCCACCCGCTCCGACTTCGTGACCGTGGGTGACACCGAACTGGTGGTGGACCTGCCCAACGGCGACTACACCGTGGCCCTCGTCGCCGGCGATGCCGCCGGCCCCACGGACATCGCGATCGTGGCCGAGCAGATGACCAAGGTGCAGCCCACCACCCGGACGGCCGGACAGTACCTCGAGATGTCCTTCGACATCGCCGTGGTGGACGGACAGCTCAACCTCGACTTCGCGGGGACCGCCGCCAACCTGAACGCCCTGACACTCACGCGGCAGGCCGAGCGGGCGCAGGCACCGACACCGACGGTGTGGCTCACGGGGGACTCGACGGTCCAGACGTACCGCTCCGACGTCGCCCCCCAGGCGGGGTGGGGCCAGATGATCGAGCGCTTCCTCGACGACGACGTCGCCGTGGACAACAGGGCGATCGGCGGGCGCAGCTCGAAGAACTTCATCAGCCAGGGGCGGCTCGACGAGGTGCTCCGCGGGATCAAGCCCGGCGACTACCTCTTCGTCCAGTTCGGACACAACGACAACAGCTACGGCGTCGACGACCGCTTCGCCGCTCCCGCGGACTACTACGAGTACCTGCGCACCTATGTGGACGGAGCCCGGCAGCGCGGCGCCACCCCCGTGCTGGTCACCCCCGTGTCCCGCCGGGCGTTCGGACCCGACGGCAAGGCCGTGGTCTCCTTCCCCGCCTATGTCGAGGCGGCGCAGAAGCTGGCTGCGGACACCGGCACGCCGCTCGTGGACCTGGCCGCCTCCAGCCGGGGCTACCTCGACGAGATCGGTGCGGAGACGGCGAAGTCCGTCTACCTCCACGTCCCCGCAGGCGTCTACCCGAGCAGGCCCACGGGCACCGTGGACGACACCCACTTCCAGGAGTACGGCGCCATCCAGATGGCCAGGCTCGTCGCCGGCGGCATCGCCGATCTCGACATCCCGCTCGCCGGCGAGGTCGAGGAGGCGGAACCGCCGGCCGCCGTCCCCGCGGCCCCGGCCGGCGTCGTGGTCGCGAGCGTCTCGAATGCGAGCGCACAGCTGACCTGGGGCGCCGTCGAGGGTGCCGACATCTACCGGGTCTTCCGGAAGGATGCCGGAGCACCCGACGCCGGCTACGCGCTCGTGGCCACGTCGACCCTGCCGCAGACCGCGGTCGGCGGCCTGACGGAGGGCAAGGAGTACGACGTCCGGGTCGTCGCAGTGAACGGGCGCGGGGAATCCACGCCGTCCGCGGCCGTGCGGATCACCGCCAAATCCCCGCTGTACCGGTTCGACGTCCAGCTGGCCGGATCCCCCGTACAACCGGGCTACACCGAGGTGAACCAGACCAGCGCCTACTCCGCGGAGCGCGGCTGGGGCTTCCTGAACACCACCGGACTGACCGGCAGGGACCGCGGCATCGCCTTCACCCCGCCGCCCACGGCCCTCGAACGGGACTTCCTGCTCCCCACGCCGAGCCACGACTTCGCCTTGGACCTGCCCAACGGTTCCTACGCCGTCCGCACCTACAGCGGCGACTGGATCGGCACCAGCCGGTCCAACGTGCAGCTCGAGGGCAAGGACTTCGGGTCCGCCAACGCAGGGCGCGCCGCGGTCGCGCAGAAGACCAGCGAACCCGTGCTCGTCACGGACGGCCAGCTGAACCTCGTGATGACGGGGACCTCCTCGCGCCTCAACGGGATCGAGATCACGCCGCTGCAGCTGGCGCCGTCGGACCTCGCCCTGACGGCCCTCACCATCGACGGCGCCGGCGTGGCCGTCTCCCTCGGCTGGACGGGCGCCGACGGCGCCGCCGGGTACCGCGTGTACCGCACCGCCACGGGATCCGCCGACCGCGTGGCCGTCGGCGACACCACCGTCCCCGAATTCACGGACCGGACGGCCGACGTCGGACTCGAGTACACGTACACAGTGGTCGCGCTCGCGGCCGGCGGCACCGAGTCGGTGGCCTCCGACGCACTGGTGCTCACCACCGTGGACCCCGACGTGGCCACAGCACCGGTGCCCACCGGACTCACCCTCGGAGCCGTCAACAAGAACGACGTGACGATCAGCTGGACACCGTCCGACGGCGCCCTGTTCTACCAGGTCTACCGGGCCGAACCGACGGCGGACGGTTCCCTCGGGGAGTTCGAGCTCGCCGGCCGGGCCGACGGCGCCTCCTTCACGGACACGGACGTCCTCACGACCATCGAATACACCTACGCGGTGGCGGCGGTGAATGCGGGCGGCGCCTCCGACCGCTCCTCCACCCTCACCTCGCCGGCAGCCACCACGCTGCAGCGGCAGGCCGAGCGGCTGGACCGCGCGCCCGTCGCCGTGCAGGGTGAGGGCGGCACCTACGTCGGCTGGCGCATGCTCGGGCTGGACGACGACGGCATCGCCTTCCACGTCTACCGCGACGGCGAGCGCATCACCGACGAGCCCGTCGCCACGAGCACCAACCTGCTGGACGCCGACGGCGCCGCGGACTCCGTGTACCGGGTCAGCTCGGTGGTGGACGGCGTGGAGCGGTGGGTGACCGAGGACTTCGGCGTCTGGGACCAGCAGTACCTCGACGTGCCGATCCAGAAGCCTGCCGATGCCGTCACCAAGGACGGCCAGCCGTACTCGTACAAGGCGAGCGACGCCTCCGTGGGGGACGTCGACGGCGACGGCGAGTACGAGGTGATCCTCAAATGGGATCCGACCAACAGCCGCGACAACTCACAGGCCGGGTACACCGGTACCGTCTACGTGGATGCCTACGAGCTCGACGGCACCCGCCTGTGGCGGATCGACCTCGGGAAGAACATCCGGGCCGGTGCGCACTACACCCAGTTCCAGGTCTTCGACCTCGACGGCAACGGCAAGGCCGAGGTCACGATGAAGACCGCCGACGGTACCGTGGACGGCGCGGGCACCGTCATCGGTGACGCCGCCGCCGACTACCGGAACTCCTCCGGCTACGTGCTGAGCGGCCCCGAGTACCTCACGGTGTTCGACGGCATGACGGGCGCGGCGATCGACACGATCGACTACGTCCCGGCCCGCGGCGACGTCGGAGCCTGGGGCGACACTTACGGGAACCGCGTGGACCGCTTCCTCGCCGGTGTGGCGTACCTCGACGGCGAGAAGCCGAGCGTCGTCTTCAGCCGCGGGTACTACACCCGCGCGGTGATCGCGGCCTTCGACTTCGACGGTACCAATCTCACCTCGCGCTGGACCTTCGACTCCGACGAGTCGGGCAGCCAGTACCGGAGCCAGGGCAACCACGAGTTCTCCGTGGCGGACGTCGACGGCGACCAGAAGGACGAGATCGTCTTCGGCTCCATGACCATCGACGACGACGGCGAGGCGCTCTACACCACGGGCCTCGGCCATGGCGACGCGCTCCACGTCTCCGACTTCGATCCGGCCAACCCCGGGCTCGAGGTCTTCGCGGCACACGAGGACATGGGATCCTCCGGCAACCGTGGCGCCACCTACCGCGACGCGGCGACGGGGGAGATCCTCTGGTCCATCCCGGCGACGCGCGACACCGGGCGCGCGGCGATGGCGGACATCGACCCGAACCACCCCGGCGCGGAGGGCTGGGCGATCGGCGGTGACGCGGCCTACAACTCGCCCGTCGGTCAGCTCCGCTCGTCCTCCGGGGAGCTGCTCTCGGAGAAGATCCCCGCGGCGAACTTCGTCACCTGGTGGGACGGCGACCTGCTGCGCGAGATCACGGACAACGAGTACGACACCGCGGCGGCCGCCGGGGTGCCCACCATCTCGAAGTGGAACCCCGCGGCGCAGGCGGCCGAGGAGATCTACCGGGCCGACGGCACGCTGAGCAACAACACCACCAAGGCGAACCCCGCCCTGCAGGCGGACCTGTTCGGTGACTGGCGCGAGGAGATCGTGACGCGCACGGACGATTCGTCCGCCCTGCGCATCGCCACGACCGTCGACGTCACGGACCACCGGCTCCGCACGCTGCAGTCGGATCCCGTGTACCGGCTCGGGGTCGCCTGGCAGAACACGGCCTACAACCAGCCCCCGCACACCTCGTACTTCCTGGGTGAAGGCATGCAGGCGCCGGCGGCGCCGAGCATCGCCTACACCGGGGCGGACGGCGGGCCGGGCGAGCTCGTCAACCCGGAGCCGGCCTTCGTGCCGGGCCCGGCGGCAGCGAAGGACCTGAAGGCCTCGACGCGCGTGGACCTCGGGCTCGCCGGCGAGAAGTTCGGCCGCGGAGCCCGCGAGGTCACGCTGGAGAACCTCGAGGCGGGCGAGTGGTACTACGTCTACCTCGACAGCACCGGCCTCGGCTGGCGGCAGGCGTCCGACGACGGCGAGGTCACAGTGACCACGCCGGCCGGCACCCGACCGGGGAACAACAGGATCGTCGTCTTCACGGACGACGGCGAGCTCCACGGCTGGGAGGCCCTGCGGGTCACCGGTCCCTGA
- a CDS encoding Nramp family divalent metal transporter, whose amino-acid sequence MAERRGVDVEGLEKPKWRLVGPGLLAAATGVGAGDLVATLIAGSQYGYALLWAAVIGCVLKIILVEGVGRWYLATGKTIFQGWRTLGSWTSVYFGPYIVIWGFVYGATAMSSTALPLQALFPAIPLNVFAVASGLIGLALVWFGRYGLFEKIMTVMVGIMFVSVVGSAVLATPNIPSMLTGLVPTLPEGSVFYVLGLAGGVGGTITLAAYGYWLREKGWNKPKWMKVMRVDNSVAYAMTGIFVICMLILGAELLYTANISLQTGDRGLLDMGVVLEDRYGVVWAKVFLIGFWASSFSSLLGVWHGVSLMFADFWANFRKKADDLSDDDAPGTHSKPARAYMLWLTIPPMLLLLLGRPFFLILLYGVLGSLFMPFLAITLLVLLNSTRLAKEWRNKWLSNVFLAVTTIVFLVLGANELVKAVTGA is encoded by the coding sequence GTGGCTGAACGCAGAGGTGTGGATGTCGAAGGGCTCGAGAAGCCCAAATGGAGACTCGTCGGACCGGGGCTGCTCGCTGCGGCCACCGGGGTCGGCGCCGGTGACCTCGTCGCCACCCTGATCGCCGGGAGCCAGTACGGGTACGCCCTGCTGTGGGCCGCGGTGATCGGCTGCGTCCTGAAGATCATCCTCGTCGAGGGTGTGGGCCGCTGGTACCTCGCGACCGGCAAGACGATCTTCCAGGGCTGGCGCACCCTCGGCAGCTGGACGAGCGTGTACTTCGGCCCGTACATCGTCATCTGGGGCTTCGTCTACGGTGCGACGGCGATGAGTTCCACGGCGCTGCCCCTGCAGGCGCTGTTCCCGGCGATCCCACTCAACGTCTTCGCCGTCGCCTCGGGATTGATCGGCCTCGCCCTCGTCTGGTTCGGCCGGTACGGCCTGTTCGAGAAGATCATGACGGTGATGGTCGGCATCATGTTCGTCTCCGTCGTCGGCTCGGCCGTCCTCGCCACACCGAACATCCCCTCCATGCTCACGGGCCTGGTGCCCACCCTGCCCGAGGGATCGGTCTTCTACGTCCTCGGCCTCGCGGGCGGCGTCGGCGGCACCATCACCCTCGCGGCCTACGGCTACTGGCTGCGGGAGAAGGGGTGGAACAAGCCGAAGTGGATGAAGGTCATGAGGGTGGACAACTCCGTGGCCTACGCGATGACCGGCATCTTCGTGATCTGCATGCTCATCCTCGGCGCCGAACTGCTCTACACCGCGAACATCTCCCTGCAGACCGGTGACCGCGGGCTGCTCGACATGGGCGTGGTCCTCGAGGACCGGTACGGCGTGGTGTGGGCGAAGGTCTTCCTGATCGGCTTCTGGGCGTCCTCGTTCTCGTCCCTCCTCGGCGTCTGGCACGGGGTGAGCCTTATGTTCGCGGACTTCTGGGCCAACTTCCGGAAGAAGGCGGACGACCTCTCCGACGACGACGCGCCGGGCACCCACAGCAAGCCCGCCCGCGCGTACATGCTGTGGCTCACCATCCCGCCGATGCTCCTGCTCCTCCTCGGGCGGCCGTTCTTCCTGATCCTGCTCTACGGCGTCCTCGGTTCGCTCTTCATGCCGTTCCTCGCCATCACGCTCCTGGTCCTGCTCAACAGCACGCGCCTGGCGAAGGAGTGGCGCAACAAGTGGCTGTCGAACGTGTTCCTCGCGGTCACGACGATCGTGTTCCTGGTGCTCGGCGCGAACGAGCTCGTCAAGGCGGTCACGGGAGCCTGA
- a CDS encoding thiamine-binding protein, whose amino-acid sequence MLVAFSVAPSGSSDLSRENPDGSVHAAVAAAVAVVRESGLPNSTDSMFTTIEGEWDEVMAVVKHATEAVGRYGSRVSLVLKADIRPGYTGELTGKVERLEAALAEQEQFEGHS is encoded by the coding sequence ATGCTCGTAGCCTTCAGCGTCGCCCCGTCCGGTTCCTCCGACCTCTCCCGCGAGAATCCCGACGGGTCGGTGCACGCCGCCGTCGCCGCCGCGGTCGCCGTCGTGCGCGAGTCCGGGCTGCCGAACTCCACCGACTCCATGTTCACCACCATCGAGGGCGAATGGGACGAGGTGATGGCGGTGGTCAAGCACGCCACCGAGGCCGTCGGCCGCTACGGCAGCCGCGTGTCGCTCGTGCTGAAGGCGGACATCCGGCCCGGGTACACCGGCGAACTGACCGGCAAGGTGGAGCGGCTGGAGGCGGCACTCGCCGAGCAGGAGCAGTTCGAGGGCCACTCCTGA
- a CDS encoding GNAT family N-acetyltransferase, with the protein MTQPLLTLPYVIRPATVDDAEAYARTHVAGLHETYEQIMPPEYHAFYDAELPAMIVRQREAFQAAGRTPGSARSWLAFDDDGEPVAIATSGPGRDEDRPDFELHHIYTLRSTHGTGLGQRLLDTAIGTRAAYLWILNDNPRAERFYVRNGFTPDGTAMLCGPTWHHRPMFRMHRPDQK; encoded by the coding sequence GTGACACAGCCCCTGCTGACGCTGCCCTACGTGATCCGGCCTGCCACGGTCGACGACGCCGAGGCCTACGCCCGCACGCACGTGGCAGGGCTGCACGAGACGTACGAGCAGATCATGCCGCCGGAGTACCACGCGTTCTACGACGCCGAGCTGCCCGCGATGATCGTGCGGCAGCGGGAGGCGTTCCAGGCAGCGGGACGCACCCCCGGCAGCGCGCGGAGCTGGCTGGCGTTCGACGACGACGGCGAGCCCGTCGCGATCGCGACGTCGGGCCCCGGACGCGACGAGGACAGGCCCGACTTCGAGCTGCACCACATCTACACGCTGCGCTCCACGCACGGCACCGGGCTCGGGCAGCGGCTGCTGGACACCGCGATCGGTACGAGGGCGGCCTACCTGTGGATCCTGAACGACAACCCGCGGGCCGAACGCTTCTACGTCCGCAACGGTTTCACGCCGGACGGGACAGCCATGCTGTGCGGACCCACCTGGCACCACCGGCCGATGTTCCGGATGCACCGCCCCGACCAGAAGTGA
- a CDS encoding spermidine synthase, producing the protein MARPAGPRPEIGEFPIDTGTCELEPDPYNPNGWVLRINGVPSSHIDLADPLHLDFEYMRWIASLVDSRWASSDRLRALHLGGGACSLARRFAASHPQARQVVVELDGRLAELVRVWFDLPRAPLVRIRVGEARAVTESLSEDSRDLVIRDVFAGAVTPAPLTTLEFARAAKRVLAADGVYLVNCGDSPDLALARREAATLAAAFTSTVIIADPAMLKGRRYGNVIIAGSDAPLGEDPGLARELLGGGVPAHLWQDDRVRAFAAGAQVLTD; encoded by the coding sequence ATGGCGAGACCTGCAGGGCCCCGCCCCGAGATCGGCGAGTTCCCGATCGACACCGGGACGTGCGAGCTCGAACCCGATCCCTACAACCCGAACGGCTGGGTGCTGCGCATCAACGGTGTGCCCAGCTCGCACATCGACCTGGCGGACCCACTGCACCTCGACTTCGAGTACATGCGGTGGATCGCGTCGCTCGTCGACTCCCGCTGGGCGTCGTCGGACCGCCTCCGCGCGCTGCACCTCGGTGGGGGAGCCTGCTCGCTGGCCCGGCGGTTCGCGGCCAGCCATCCCCAGGCGCGCCAGGTGGTCGTCGAACTCGACGGGCGCCTCGCCGAACTCGTGCGCGTGTGGTTCGACCTCCCGCGGGCACCCCTCGTCCGCATCCGCGTGGGGGAGGCGCGTGCCGTGACGGAGTCCCTGAGCGAGGACAGCCGCGACCTCGTGATCCGCGACGTGTTCGCCGGCGCCGTGACCCCGGCCCCCCTCACCACGCTGGAGTTCGCGCGGGCGGCCAAGCGGGTCCTCGCCGCCGACGGCGTCTACCTGGTCAACTGCGGCGACAGCCCAGACCTCGCCCTGGCCCGGCGGGAGGCCGCGACCCTCGCCGCCGCGTTCACCAGCACGGTGATCATCGCCGATCCGGCGATGCTCAAGGGCCGGCGCTACGGGAACGTGATCATCGCCGGGAGCGACGCGCCCCTCGGCGAGGACCCGGGGCTGGCCCGCGAGCTGCTCGGCGGGGGAGTGCCGGCGCACCTCTGGCAGGACGACCGCGTGAGGGCCTTCGCGGCGGGCGCCCAGGTCCTCACGGACTGA